One Syngnathoides biaculeatus isolate LvHL_M chromosome 4, ASM1980259v1, whole genome shotgun sequence DNA window includes the following coding sequences:
- the ak8 gene encoding adenylate kinase 8 isoform X12 translates to MLIFLPPRLWLLESQLFSSEWSEGVRRLPPRPARGPDHGGRRSTPEGPPSDVHLRRPAQRHPSGPDYGVRPGRGPARRSHRVPSASAAGEQRARSQGGPAGSSRGGEDHPGQEAVRRSGSRSRHHGNATGRPIAARRTGAPVRARATGGSRRSSGGPDPRETQTGRLLQHGLGSRRTSSNSPAGSESPAGRRHSQTRSAAGRRRRRSFGAATWPAAGHAHRRYAAHAPVRAVTSLPVSATSSRAPEDAYRETSARPRDDAAEGRASDLQRHRCEVTGMSAAYRHVLKTVDGDQPPTDVYQQVVAFLRTRRCSRTPRVLLLGPPGSGKKHQAKMLSDKYKMVDVCCCDLLRWAEADPSWIGEEVRTYLQHNRPVPNGVTLNVLQERLNRADCSQRGWILHHLPCDLQHAKHLKRSLNAPNRVFFLELTDAVCLHRTAAKRTPTDPGVDAATVRECDDNARTVAHALGVYRTHTAGLQGVFPDGVHVDADQDPRYVFEALDRQLTVQTHTH, encoded by the exons ATGTTAATCTTTCTTCCCCCTCGCTTGTGGCTACTGGAGAGCCAATTATTTTCCTCGGAGTG GTCAGAAGGAGTCCGCCGCCTTCCTCCTCGTCCCGCTCGAGGTCCCGACCATGGAGGACGGCGTTCGACCCCTGAGGGTCCCCCCTCAGATGTCCATCTACGCCGACCAGCACAACGTCATCCATCTGGTCCAG ACTATGGTGTCCGGCCTGGCCGTGGACCAGCCCGAAGATCCCATCGCGTACCTTCTGCTTCTGCTGCAGGAGAGCAGCGTGCACG TTCCCAGGGTGGTCCTGCTGGGTCCTCCCGCGGTGGGGAAGACCACCCTG GCCAGGAAGCTGTGCGCCGATCTGGGAGCCGTTCACGTCACCATGGAAACGCTACTGGACGACCAATCGCAGCTCGGCGAACGGGCGCGCCGGTGCGCGCTCGGGCGACAG GAGGTTCCCGACGATCTTCTGGTGGACCTGATCCAAGAGAGACTCAAACGGGCCGACTGCTTCAACACG GGCTGGGTTCTCGACGGACTTCCTCAAACTCGCCTGCAGGCTCGGAATCTCCAGCAGGGCGGCGTCATTCCCAAACACGTAG TGCTGCTGGACGCCGGCGAAGACGTTCTTTTGGAGCGGCGACGTGGCCGGCGGCTGGACACGCTCACCGGAGGTACGCCGCTCACGCCCCCGTACGCGCTGTGACCTCACTTCCCGTTTCCGCAACCTCTTCCCGCGCCCCTGAAGACGCGTACCGCGAGACGTCCGCGCGGCCGCGGGACGACGCGGCGGAGGGACGCGCATCCGACCTCCAGCGACATCGCTGCGAGGTCACCGGGATGAGCGCCGCCTACCGACACGTCCTCAAGACGGTGGACGGCGACCAGCCGCCGACGGACGTCTACCAACAAG TGGTGGCGTTTTTGCGGACTCGACGATGTTCCAGAACGCCCCGAGTTCTCCTGTTGGGTCCGCCGGGCTCGGGGAAGAAACATCAGGCCAAGATGCTGTCTGACAAATACAAGATGGTGGACG TGTGCTGCTGCGACCTTCTCCGTTGGGCCGAAGCGGACCCATCTTGGATCGGGGAGGAAGTCCGGACGTACCTGCAGCACAACCGACCCG TCCCAAACGGGGTCACCTTGAATGTCCTCCAAGAGCGTCTGAACCGTGCCGATTGCAGCCAGCGAGGTTGGATCCTCCACCACCTGCCGTGCGACCTCCAGCACGCCAAACACCTCAAGCGCTCTCTCAACGCGCCCAACAG GGTCTTCTTCCTGGAGTTGACCGACGCCGTTTGTTTACATCGAACGGCCGCCAAGCGCACGCCGACCGATCCCGG CGTTGACGCGGCGACCGTGCGCGAGTGCGATGACAACGCGCGGACCGTCGCGCACGCGCTCGGCGTGTACCGGACGCACACTGCGGGCCTGCAG GGCGTGTTTCCAGATGGCGTCCACGTGGATGCGGACCAGGATCCTCGCTATGTGTTTGAGGCCTTGGACAGACAACTCACCGTGCAAACGCACACGCACTGA
- the ak8 gene encoding adenylate kinase 8 isoform X4, protein MLIFLPPRLWLLESQLFSSEWTTASVPQSRKEREEDFLFFLAKESAAFLLVPLEVPTMEDGVRPLRVPPQMSIYADQHNVIHLVQTMVSGLAVDQPEDPIAYLLLLLQESSVHVPRVVLLGPPAVGKTTLARKLCADLGAVHVTMETLLDDQSQLGERARRCALGRQVSGHACDASSSTTTSTRAPTSSGGSRRSSGGPDPRETQTGRLLQHGLGSRRTSSNSPAGSESPAGRRHSQTRRQVFARASCLRERGSDIAPASSVLLDAGEDVLLERRRGRRLDTLTGDAYRETSARPRDDAAEGRASDLQRHRCEVTGMSAAYRHVLKTVDGDQPPTDVYQQVVAFLRTRRCSRTPRVLLLGPPGSGKKHQAKMLSDKYKMVDVCCCDLLRWAEADPSWIGEEVRTYLQHNRPVPNGVTLNVLQERLNRADCSQRGWILHHLPCDLQHAKHLKRSLNAPNRVFFLELTDAVCLHRTAAKRTPTDPGVDAATVRECDDNARTVAHALGVYRTHTAGLQGVFPDGVHVDADQDPRYVFEALDRQLTVQTHTH, encoded by the exons ATGTTAATCTTTCTTCCCCCTCGCTTGTGGCTACTGGAGAGCCAATTATTTTCCTCGGAGTG GACGACGGCGTCCGTCCCGCAGTCGCGCAAAGAACGAGAGGAGgattttctcttcttccttGCG AAGGAGTCCGCCGCCTTCCTCCTCGTCCCGCTCGAGGTCCCGACCATGGAGGACGGCGTTCGACCCCTGAGGGTCCCCCCTCAGATGTCCATCTACGCCGACCAGCACAACGTCATCCATCTGGTCCAG ACTATGGTGTCCGGCCTGGCCGTGGACCAGCCCGAAGATCCCATCGCGTACCTTCTGCTTCTGCTGCAGGAGAGCAGCGTGCACG TTCCCAGGGTGGTCCTGCTGGGTCCTCCCGCGGTGGGGAAGACCACCCTG GCCAGGAAGCTGTGCGCCGATCTGGGAGCCGTTCACGTCACCATGGAAACGCTACTGGACGACCAATCGCAGCTCGGCGAACGGGCGCGCCGGTGCGCGCTCGGGCGACAGGTAAGCGGGCACGCCTGCGACGCGTCGTCGTCGACGACGACGTCAACGCGTGCGCCGACGTCTTCAGGAGGTTCCCGACGATCTTCTGGTGGACCTGATCCAAGAGAGACTCAAACGGGCCGACTGCTTCAACACG GGCTGGGTTCTCGACGGACTTCCTCAAACTCGCCTGCAGGCTCGGAATCTCCAGCAGGGCGGCGTCATTCCCAAACACGTAGGCAAGTATTTGCGCGCGCGTCATGTTTGCGTGAAAGAGGAAGTGACATCGCCCCGGCGTCGTCAGTGCTGCTGGACGCCGGCGAAGACGTTCTTTTGGAGCGGCGACGTGGCCGGCGGCTGGACACGCTCACCGGAG ACGCGTACCGCGAGACGTCCGCGCGGCCGCGGGACGACGCGGCGGAGGGACGCGCATCCGACCTCCAGCGACATCGCTGCGAGGTCACCGGGATGAGCGCCGCCTACCGACACGTCCTCAAGACGGTGGACGGCGACCAGCCGCCGACGGACGTCTACCAACAAG TGGTGGCGTTTTTGCGGACTCGACGATGTTCCAGAACGCCCCGAGTTCTCCTGTTGGGTCCGCCGGGCTCGGGGAAGAAACATCAGGCCAAGATGCTGTCTGACAAATACAAGATGGTGGACG TGTGCTGCTGCGACCTTCTCCGTTGGGCCGAAGCGGACCCATCTTGGATCGGGGAGGAAGTCCGGACGTACCTGCAGCACAACCGACCCG TCCCAAACGGGGTCACCTTGAATGTCCTCCAAGAGCGTCTGAACCGTGCCGATTGCAGCCAGCGAGGTTGGATCCTCCACCACCTGCCGTGCGACCTCCAGCACGCCAAACACCTCAAGCGCTCTCTCAACGCGCCCAACAG GGTCTTCTTCCTGGAGTTGACCGACGCCGTTTGTTTACATCGAACGGCCGCCAAGCGCACGCCGACCGATCCCGG CGTTGACGCGGCGACCGTGCGCGAGTGCGATGACAACGCGCGGACCGTCGCGCACGCGCTCGGCGTGTACCGGACGCACACTGCGGGCCTGCAG GGCGTGTTTCCAGATGGCGTCCACGTGGATGCGGACCAGGATCCTCGCTATGTGTTTGAGGCCTTGGACAGACAACTCACCGTGCAAACGCACACGCACTGA
- the ak8 gene encoding adenylate kinase 8 isoform X16, with protein MLIFLPPRLWLLESQLFSSEWTTASVPQSRKEREEDFLFFLAKESAAFLLVPLEVPTMEDGVRPLRVPPQMSIYADQHNVIHLVQTMVSGLAVDQPEDPIAYLLLLLQESSVHVPRVVLLGPPAVGKTTLARKLCADLGAVHVTMETLLDDQSQLGERARRCALGRQVSGHACDASSSTTTSTRAPTSSGGSRRSSGGPDPRETQTGRLLQHVVAFLRTRRCSRTPRVLLLGPPGSGKKHQAKMLSDKYKMVDVCCCDLLRWAEADPSWIGEEVRTYLQHNRPVPNGVTLNVLQERLNRADCSQRGWILHHLPCDLQHAKHLKRSLNAPNRVFFLELTDAVCLHRTAAKRTPTDPGVDAATVRECDDNARTVAHALGVYRTHTAGLQGVFPDGVHVDADQDPRYVFEALDRQLTVQTHTH; from the exons ATGTTAATCTTTCTTCCCCCTCGCTTGTGGCTACTGGAGAGCCAATTATTTTCCTCGGAGTG GACGACGGCGTCCGTCCCGCAGTCGCGCAAAGAACGAGAGGAGgattttctcttcttccttGCG AAGGAGTCCGCCGCCTTCCTCCTCGTCCCGCTCGAGGTCCCGACCATGGAGGACGGCGTTCGACCCCTGAGGGTCCCCCCTCAGATGTCCATCTACGCCGACCAGCACAACGTCATCCATCTGGTCCAG ACTATGGTGTCCGGCCTGGCCGTGGACCAGCCCGAAGATCCCATCGCGTACCTTCTGCTTCTGCTGCAGGAGAGCAGCGTGCACG TTCCCAGGGTGGTCCTGCTGGGTCCTCCCGCGGTGGGGAAGACCACCCTG GCCAGGAAGCTGTGCGCCGATCTGGGAGCCGTTCACGTCACCATGGAAACGCTACTGGACGACCAATCGCAGCTCGGCGAACGGGCGCGCCGGTGCGCGCTCGGGCGACAGGTAAGCGGGCACGCCTGCGACGCGTCGTCGTCGACGACGACGTCAACGCGTGCGCCGACGTCTTCAGGAGGTTCCCGACGATCTTCTGGTGGACCTGATCCAAGAGAGACTCAAACGGGCCGACTGCTTCAACACG TGGTGGCGTTTTTGCGGACTCGACGATGTTCCAGAACGCCCCGAGTTCTCCTGTTGGGTCCGCCGGGCTCGGGGAAGAAACATCAGGCCAAGATGCTGTCTGACAAATACAAGATGGTGGACG TGTGCTGCTGCGACCTTCTCCGTTGGGCCGAAGCGGACCCATCTTGGATCGGGGAGGAAGTCCGGACGTACCTGCAGCACAACCGACCCG TCCCAAACGGGGTCACCTTGAATGTCCTCCAAGAGCGTCTGAACCGTGCCGATTGCAGCCAGCGAGGTTGGATCCTCCACCACCTGCCGTGCGACCTCCAGCACGCCAAACACCTCAAGCGCTCTCTCAACGCGCCCAACAG GGTCTTCTTCCTGGAGTTGACCGACGCCGTTTGTTTACATCGAACGGCCGCCAAGCGCACGCCGACCGATCCCGG CGTTGACGCGGCGACCGTGCGCGAGTGCGATGACAACGCGCGGACCGTCGCGCACGCGCTCGGCGTGTACCGGACGCACACTGCGGGCCTGCAG GGCGTGTTTCCAGATGGCGTCCACGTGGATGCGGACCAGGATCCTCGCTATGTGTTTGAGGCCTTGGACAGACAACTCACCGTGCAAACGCACACGCACTGA
- the ak8 gene encoding adenylate kinase 8 isoform X1: MLIFLPPRLWLLESQLFSSEWTTASVPQSRKEREEDFLFFLAKESAAFLLVPLEVPTMEDGVRPLRVPPQMSIYADQHNVIHLVQTMVSGLAVDQPEDPIAYLLLLLQESSVHVPRVVLLGPPAVGKTTLARKLCADLGAVHVTMETLLDDQSQLGERARRCALGRQVSGHACDASSSTTTSTRAPTSSGGSRRSSGGPDPRETQTGRLLQHVAVRRVVDVCVACFRAGFSTDFLKLACRLGISSRAASFPNTAAGRRRRRSFGAATWPAAGHAHRRYAAHAPVRAVTSLPVSATSSRAPEDAYRETSARPRDDAAEGRASDLQRHRCEVTGMSAAYRHVLKTVDGDQPPTDVYQQVVAFLRTRRCSRTPRVLLLGPPGSGKKHQAKMLSDKYKMVDVCCCDLLRWAEADPSWIGEEVRTYLQHNRPVPNGVTLNVLQERLNRADCSQRGWILHHLPCDLQHAKHLKRSLNAPNRVFFLELTDAVCLHRTAAKRTPTDPGVDAATVRECDDNARTVAHALGVYRTHTAGLQGVFPDGVHVDADQDPRYVFEALDRQLTVQTHTH; this comes from the exons ATGTTAATCTTTCTTCCCCCTCGCTTGTGGCTACTGGAGAGCCAATTATTTTCCTCGGAGTG GACGACGGCGTCCGTCCCGCAGTCGCGCAAAGAACGAGAGGAGgattttctcttcttccttGCG AAGGAGTCCGCCGCCTTCCTCCTCGTCCCGCTCGAGGTCCCGACCATGGAGGACGGCGTTCGACCCCTGAGGGTCCCCCCTCAGATGTCCATCTACGCCGACCAGCACAACGTCATCCATCTGGTCCAG ACTATGGTGTCCGGCCTGGCCGTGGACCAGCCCGAAGATCCCATCGCGTACCTTCTGCTTCTGCTGCAGGAGAGCAGCGTGCACG TTCCCAGGGTGGTCCTGCTGGGTCCTCCCGCGGTGGGGAAGACCACCCTG GCCAGGAAGCTGTGCGCCGATCTGGGAGCCGTTCACGTCACCATGGAAACGCTACTGGACGACCAATCGCAGCTCGGCGAACGGGCGCGCCGGTGCGCGCTCGGGCGACAGGTAAGCGGGCACGCCTGCGACGCGTCGTCGTCGACGACGACGTCAACGCGTGCGCCGACGTCTTCAGGAGGTTCCCGACGATCTTCTGGTGGACCTGATCCAAGAGAGACTCAAACGGGCCGACTGCTTCAACACG TTGCCGTGCGGCGGGTTGTCGACGTCTGCGTCGCGTGTTTCAGGGCTGGGTTCTCGACGGACTTCCTCAAACTCGCCTGCAGGCTCGGAATCTCCAGCAGGGCGGCGTCATTCCCAAACAC TGCTGCTGGACGCCGGCGAAGACGTTCTTTTGGAGCGGCGACGTGGCCGGCGGCTGGACACGCTCACCGGAGGTACGCCGCTCACGCCCCCGTACGCGCTGTGACCTCACTTCCCGTTTCCGCAACCTCTTCCCGCGCCCCTGAAGACGCGTACCGCGAGACGTCCGCGCGGCCGCGGGACGACGCGGCGGAGGGACGCGCATCCGACCTCCAGCGACATCGCTGCGAGGTCACCGGGATGAGCGCCGCCTACCGACACGTCCTCAAGACGGTGGACGGCGACCAGCCGCCGACGGACGTCTACCAACAAG TGGTGGCGTTTTTGCGGACTCGACGATGTTCCAGAACGCCCCGAGTTCTCCTGTTGGGTCCGCCGGGCTCGGGGAAGAAACATCAGGCCAAGATGCTGTCTGACAAATACAAGATGGTGGACG TGTGCTGCTGCGACCTTCTCCGTTGGGCCGAAGCGGACCCATCTTGGATCGGGGAGGAAGTCCGGACGTACCTGCAGCACAACCGACCCG TCCCAAACGGGGTCACCTTGAATGTCCTCCAAGAGCGTCTGAACCGTGCCGATTGCAGCCAGCGAGGTTGGATCCTCCACCACCTGCCGTGCGACCTCCAGCACGCCAAACACCTCAAGCGCTCTCTCAACGCGCCCAACAG GGTCTTCTTCCTGGAGTTGACCGACGCCGTTTGTTTACATCGAACGGCCGCCAAGCGCACGCCGACCGATCCCGG CGTTGACGCGGCGACCGTGCGCGAGTGCGATGACAACGCGCGGACCGTCGCGCACGCGCTCGGCGTGTACCGGACGCACACTGCGGGCCTGCAG GGCGTGTTTCCAGATGGCGTCCACGTGGATGCGGACCAGGATCCTCGCTATGTGTTTGAGGCCTTGGACAGACAACTCACCGTGCAAACGCACACGCACTGA
- the ak8 gene encoding adenylate kinase 8 isoform X15: MVSGLAVDQPEDPIAYLLLLLQESSVHVPRVVLLGPPAVGKTTLARKLCADLGAVHVTMETLLDDQSQLGERARRCALGRQVSGHACDASSSTTTSTRAPTSSGGSRRSSGGPDPRETQTGRLLQHVAVRRVVDVCVACFRAGFSTDFLKLACRLGISSRAASFPNTAAGRRRRRSFGAATWPAAGHAHRRYAAHAPVRAVTSLPVSATSSRAPEDAYRETSARPRDDAAEGRASDLQRHRCEVTGMSAAYRHVLKTVDGDQPPTDVYQQVVAFLRTRRCSRTPRVLLLGPPGSGKKHQAKMLSDKYKMVDVCCCDLLRWAEADPSWIGEEVRTYLQHNRPVPNGVTLNVLQERLNRADCSQRGWILHHLPCDLQHAKHLKRSLNAPNRVFFLELTDAVCLHRTAAKRTPTDPGVDAATVRECDDNARTVAHALGVYRTHTAGLQGVFPDGVHVDADQDPRYVFEALDRQLTVQTHTH, from the exons ATGGTGTCCGGCCTGGCCGTGGACCAGCCCGAAGATCCCATCGCGTACCTTCTGCTTCTGCTGCAGGAGAGCAGCGTGCACG TTCCCAGGGTGGTCCTGCTGGGTCCTCCCGCGGTGGGGAAGACCACCCTG GCCAGGAAGCTGTGCGCCGATCTGGGAGCCGTTCACGTCACCATGGAAACGCTACTGGACGACCAATCGCAGCTCGGCGAACGGGCGCGCCGGTGCGCGCTCGGGCGACAGGTAAGCGGGCACGCCTGCGACGCGTCGTCGTCGACGACGACGTCAACGCGTGCGCCGACGTCTTCAGGAGGTTCCCGACGATCTTCTGGTGGACCTGATCCAAGAGAGACTCAAACGGGCCGACTGCTTCAACACG TTGCCGTGCGGCGGGTTGTCGACGTCTGCGTCGCGTGTTTCAGGGCTGGGTTCTCGACGGACTTCCTCAAACTCGCCTGCAGGCTCGGAATCTCCAGCAGGGCGGCGTCATTCCCAAACAC TGCTGCTGGACGCCGGCGAAGACGTTCTTTTGGAGCGGCGACGTGGCCGGCGGCTGGACACGCTCACCGGAGGTACGCCGCTCACGCCCCCGTACGCGCTGTGACCTCACTTCCCGTTTCCGCAACCTCTTCCCGCGCCCCTGAAGACGCGTACCGCGAGACGTCCGCGCGGCCGCGGGACGACGCGGCGGAGGGACGCGCATCCGACCTCCAGCGACATCGCTGCGAGGTCACCGGGATGAGCGCCGCCTACCGACACGTCCTCAAGACGGTGGACGGCGACCAGCCGCCGACGGACGTCTACCAACAAG TGGTGGCGTTTTTGCGGACTCGACGATGTTCCAGAACGCCCCGAGTTCTCCTGTTGGGTCCGCCGGGCTCGGGGAAGAAACATCAGGCCAAGATGCTGTCTGACAAATACAAGATGGTGGACG TGTGCTGCTGCGACCTTCTCCGTTGGGCCGAAGCGGACCCATCTTGGATCGGGGAGGAAGTCCGGACGTACCTGCAGCACAACCGACCCG TCCCAAACGGGGTCACCTTGAATGTCCTCCAAGAGCGTCTGAACCGTGCCGATTGCAGCCAGCGAGGTTGGATCCTCCACCACCTGCCGTGCGACCTCCAGCACGCCAAACACCTCAAGCGCTCTCTCAACGCGCCCAACAG GGTCTTCTTCCTGGAGTTGACCGACGCCGTTTGTTTACATCGAACGGCCGCCAAGCGCACGCCGACCGATCCCGG CGTTGACGCGGCGACCGTGCGCGAGTGCGATGACAACGCGCGGACCGTCGCGCACGCGCTCGGCGTGTACCGGACGCACACTGCGGGCCTGCAG GGCGTGTTTCCAGATGGCGTCCACGTGGATGCGGACCAGGATCCTCGCTATGTGTTTGAGGCCTTGGACAGACAACTCACCGTGCAAACGCACACGCACTGA
- the ak8 gene encoding adenylate kinase 8 isoform X13: MEDGVRPLRVPPQMSIYADQHNVIHLVQTMVSGLAVDQPEDPIAYLLLLLQESSVHVPRVVLLGPPAVGKTTLARKLCADLGAVHVTMETLLDDQSQLGERARRCALGRQVSGHACDASSSTTTSTRAPTSSGGSRRSSGGPDPRETQTGRLLQHVAVRRVVDVCVACFRAGFSTDFLKLACRLGISSRAASFPNTAAGRRRRRSFGAATWPAAGHAHRRYAAHAPVRAVTSLPVSATSSRAPEDAYRETSARPRDDAAEGRASDLQRHRCEVTGMSAAYRHVLKTVDGDQPPTDVYQQVVAFLRTRRCSRTPRVLLLGPPGSGKKHQAKMLSDKYKMVDVCCCDLLRWAEADPSWIGEEVRTYLQHNRPVPNGVTLNVLQERLNRADCSQRGWILHHLPCDLQHAKHLKRSLNAPNRVFFLELTDAVCLHRTAAKRTPTDPGVDAATVRECDDNARTVAHALGVYRTHTAGLQGVFPDGVHVDADQDPRYVFEALDRQLTVQTHTH, translated from the exons ATGGAGGACGGCGTTCGACCCCTGAGGGTCCCCCCTCAGATGTCCATCTACGCCGACCAGCACAACGTCATCCATCTGGTCCAG ACTATGGTGTCCGGCCTGGCCGTGGACCAGCCCGAAGATCCCATCGCGTACCTTCTGCTTCTGCTGCAGGAGAGCAGCGTGCACG TTCCCAGGGTGGTCCTGCTGGGTCCTCCCGCGGTGGGGAAGACCACCCTG GCCAGGAAGCTGTGCGCCGATCTGGGAGCCGTTCACGTCACCATGGAAACGCTACTGGACGACCAATCGCAGCTCGGCGAACGGGCGCGCCGGTGCGCGCTCGGGCGACAGGTAAGCGGGCACGCCTGCGACGCGTCGTCGTCGACGACGACGTCAACGCGTGCGCCGACGTCTTCAGGAGGTTCCCGACGATCTTCTGGTGGACCTGATCCAAGAGAGACTCAAACGGGCCGACTGCTTCAACACG TTGCCGTGCGGCGGGTTGTCGACGTCTGCGTCGCGTGTTTCAGGGCTGGGTTCTCGACGGACTTCCTCAAACTCGCCTGCAGGCTCGGAATCTCCAGCAGGGCGGCGTCATTCCCAAACAC TGCTGCTGGACGCCGGCGAAGACGTTCTTTTGGAGCGGCGACGTGGCCGGCGGCTGGACACGCTCACCGGAGGTACGCCGCTCACGCCCCCGTACGCGCTGTGACCTCACTTCCCGTTTCCGCAACCTCTTCCCGCGCCCCTGAAGACGCGTACCGCGAGACGTCCGCGCGGCCGCGGGACGACGCGGCGGAGGGACGCGCATCCGACCTCCAGCGACATCGCTGCGAGGTCACCGGGATGAGCGCCGCCTACCGACACGTCCTCAAGACGGTGGACGGCGACCAGCCGCCGACGGACGTCTACCAACAAG TGGTGGCGTTTTTGCGGACTCGACGATGTTCCAGAACGCCCCGAGTTCTCCTGTTGGGTCCGCCGGGCTCGGGGAAGAAACATCAGGCCAAGATGCTGTCTGACAAATACAAGATGGTGGACG TGTGCTGCTGCGACCTTCTCCGTTGGGCCGAAGCGGACCCATCTTGGATCGGGGAGGAAGTCCGGACGTACCTGCAGCACAACCGACCCG TCCCAAACGGGGTCACCTTGAATGTCCTCCAAGAGCGTCTGAACCGTGCCGATTGCAGCCAGCGAGGTTGGATCCTCCACCACCTGCCGTGCGACCTCCAGCACGCCAAACACCTCAAGCGCTCTCTCAACGCGCCCAACAG GGTCTTCTTCCTGGAGTTGACCGACGCCGTTTGTTTACATCGAACGGCCGCCAAGCGCACGCCGACCGATCCCGG CGTTGACGCGGCGACCGTGCGCGAGTGCGATGACAACGCGCGGACCGTCGCGCACGCGCTCGGCGTGTACCGGACGCACACTGCGGGCCTGCAG GGCGTGTTTCCAGATGGCGTCCACGTGGATGCGGACCAGGATCCTCGCTATGTGTTTGAGGCCTTGGACAGACAACTCACCGTGCAAACGCACACGCACTGA
- the ak8 gene encoding adenylate kinase 8 isoform X9, whose product MLIFLPPRLWLLESQLFSSEWTTASVPQSRKEREEDFLFFLATMVSGLAVDQPEDPIAYLLLLLQESSVHVPRVVLLGPPAVGKTTLARKLCADLGAVHVTMETLLDDQSQLGERARRCALGRQVSGHACDASSSTTTSTRAPTSSGGSRRSSGGPDPRETQTGRLLQHVAVRRVVDVCVACFRAGFSTDFLKLACRLGISSRAASFPNTAAGRRRRRSFGAATWPAAGHAHRRYAAHAPVRAVTSLPVSATSSRAPEDAYRETSARPRDDAAEGRASDLQRHRCEVTGMSAAYRHVLKTVDGDQPPTDVYQQVVAFLRTRRCSRTPRVLLLGPPGSGKKHQAKMLSDKYKMVDVCCCDLLRWAEADPSWIGEEVRTYLQHNRPVPNGVTLNVLQERLNRADCSQRGWILHHLPCDLQHAKHLKRSLNAPNRVFFLELTDAVCLHRTAAKRTPTDPGVDAATVRECDDNARTVAHALGVYRTHTAGLQGVFPDGVHVDADQDPRYVFEALDRQLTVQTHTH is encoded by the exons ATGTTAATCTTTCTTCCCCCTCGCTTGTGGCTACTGGAGAGCCAATTATTTTCCTCGGAGTG GACGACGGCGTCCGTCCCGCAGTCGCGCAAAGAACGAGAGGAGgattttctcttcttccttGCG ACTATGGTGTCCGGCCTGGCCGTGGACCAGCCCGAAGATCCCATCGCGTACCTTCTGCTTCTGCTGCAGGAGAGCAGCGTGCACG TTCCCAGGGTGGTCCTGCTGGGTCCTCCCGCGGTGGGGAAGACCACCCTG GCCAGGAAGCTGTGCGCCGATCTGGGAGCCGTTCACGTCACCATGGAAACGCTACTGGACGACCAATCGCAGCTCGGCGAACGGGCGCGCCGGTGCGCGCTCGGGCGACAGGTAAGCGGGCACGCCTGCGACGCGTCGTCGTCGACGACGACGTCAACGCGTGCGCCGACGTCTTCAGGAGGTTCCCGACGATCTTCTGGTGGACCTGATCCAAGAGAGACTCAAACGGGCCGACTGCTTCAACACG TTGCCGTGCGGCGGGTTGTCGACGTCTGCGTCGCGTGTTTCAGGGCTGGGTTCTCGACGGACTTCCTCAAACTCGCCTGCAGGCTCGGAATCTCCAGCAGGGCGGCGTCATTCCCAAACAC TGCTGCTGGACGCCGGCGAAGACGTTCTTTTGGAGCGGCGACGTGGCCGGCGGCTGGACACGCTCACCGGAGGTACGCCGCTCACGCCCCCGTACGCGCTGTGACCTCACTTCCCGTTTCCGCAACCTCTTCCCGCGCCCCTGAAGACGCGTACCGCGAGACGTCCGCGCGGCCGCGGGACGACGCGGCGGAGGGACGCGCATCCGACCTCCAGCGACATCGCTGCGAGGTCACCGGGATGAGCGCCGCCTACCGACACGTCCTCAAGACGGTGGACGGCGACCAGCCGCCGACGGACGTCTACCAACAAG TGGTGGCGTTTTTGCGGACTCGACGATGTTCCAGAACGCCCCGAGTTCTCCTGTTGGGTCCGCCGGGCTCGGGGAAGAAACATCAGGCCAAGATGCTGTCTGACAAATACAAGATGGTGGACG TGTGCTGCTGCGACCTTCTCCGTTGGGCCGAAGCGGACCCATCTTGGATCGGGGAGGAAGTCCGGACGTACCTGCAGCACAACCGACCCG TCCCAAACGGGGTCACCTTGAATGTCCTCCAAGAGCGTCTGAACCGTGCCGATTGCAGCCAGCGAGGTTGGATCCTCCACCACCTGCCGTGCGACCTCCAGCACGCCAAACACCTCAAGCGCTCTCTCAACGCGCCCAACAG GGTCTTCTTCCTGGAGTTGACCGACGCCGTTTGTTTACATCGAACGGCCGCCAAGCGCACGCCGACCGATCCCGG CGTTGACGCGGCGACCGTGCGCGAGTGCGATGACAACGCGCGGACCGTCGCGCACGCGCTCGGCGTGTACCGGACGCACACTGCGGGCCTGCAG GGCGTGTTTCCAGATGGCGTCCACGTGGATGCGGACCAGGATCCTCGCTATGTGTTTGAGGCCTTGGACAGACAACTCACCGTGCAAACGCACACGCACTGA